A section of the Neofelis nebulosa isolate mNeoNeb1 chromosome 12, mNeoNeb1.pri, whole genome shotgun sequence genome encodes:
- the LOC131491847 gene encoding dnaJ homolog subfamily A member 1-like: MVKETTYYDVLGVKPNATQEELKKAYRKLALKYHPDKNPNEGEKFKQISQAYEVLSDAKKRELYDKGEQAIKEGGAGGGFGSPMDIFDMFFGGGGRMQRERRGKNVVHQLSVTLEDLYNGATRKLALQKNVICDKCEGRGGKKGAVECCPNCRGTGMQIRIHQIGPGMVQQIQSVCMECQGHGERISPKDRCKSCNGRKIVREKKILEVHIDKGMKDGQKITFHGEGDQEPGLEPGDIIIVLDQKDHAVFTRRGEDLFMCMDIQLVEALCGFQKPISTLDNRTIVITSHPGQIVKHGDIKCVLNEGMPIYRRPYEKGRLIIEFKVNFPENGFLSPDKLSLLEKLLPERKEVEETDEMDQVELVDFDPNQERRRHYNGEAYEDDEHHPRGGVQCQTS, encoded by the coding sequence ATGGTGAAAGAAACTACTTACTATGATGTTTTGGGGGTCAAACCCAATGCCACCCAGGAAGAATTGAAAAAGGCTTACAGGAAATTGGCTTTGAAGTACCACCCTGACAAGAATCCAAATGAAGGAGAGAAGTTTAAACAGATTTCTCAAGCTTATGAAGTGCTCTCTGATGCGAAGAAAAGGGAATTATATGACAAAGGAgaacaggcaattaaagaaggtGGAGCAGGTGGTGGTTTTGGCTCCCCCATGGACATCTTTGATATGttttttggaggaggaggaaggatgcagagagagaggagaggtaaaAATGTTGTGCATCAGCTCTCTGTAACCTTAGAAGATTTATATAATGGTGCAACAAGAAAACTAGCTCTGCAAAAGAATGTGATTTGCGACAAATGTGAAGGCCGAGGTGGTAAGAAAGGAGCAGTAGAATGTTGTCCCAATTGCCGAGGTACTGGAATGCAAATAAGAATTCATCAGATAGGACCTGGAATGGTTCAGCAAATTCAATCTGTGTGCATGGAGTGCCAGGGCCATGGGGAACGGATCAGTCCTAAAGATAGATGTAAAAGCTGCAATGGAAGGAAGATAGTTCGAGAAAAGAAGATTCTAGAAGTTCATATTGACAAAGGCATGAAAGATGGCCAGAAGATAACATTCCATGGTGAAGGAGACCAAGAACCTGGACTGGAACCAGGAGATATTATCATTGTTTTAGATCAGAAGGACCATGCTGTTTTTACTAGGCGAGgagaggatcttttcatgtgtatggaCATACAGCTGGTTGAAGCACTGTGCGGCTTTCAAAAGCCAATATCTACTCTAGACAACAGAACCATTGTCATTACCTCTCATCCAGGTCAGATTGTCAAGCATGGAGATATCAAGTGTGTGCTGAATGAAGGCATGCCAATTTATCGTAGACCATACGAAAAGGGTCGCCTAATCATCGAATTTAAGGTAAACTTCCCTGAGAATGGCTTTCTCTCTCCTGATAAACTGTCTTTGCTGGAAAAACTCCTACCTGAGAGGAAGGAAGTAGAAGAGACTGATGAAATGGACCAGGTAGAACTGGTGGACTTTGATCCAAATCAGGAAAGAAGGCGCCATTACAATGGAGAAGCGTATGAGGATGATGAACATCACCCTAGGGGAGGTGTTCAGTGTCAGACCTCTTAA